Within Runella rosea, the genomic segment ATTTACGTCCAATCTTTACGTTCGTCGGGTATTGTCGGGAGAATTTATCGTTGTCAACAAATACCTTCTGAAAGACCTCGTAAAAGAAGGTTTGTGGAACGATTCCATGAAAAATAAACTCATGGCCCACAACGGCTCGGTACAGAAAATCGAAGAAGTACCTGCCAACCTCAAAGAACTGTACAAAACCGCTTGGGAAATTAAACAAAAGACCATTGTAGATATGGCCGCCGACCGAGGTGCCTACATCTGCCAATCCCAATCGCTCAATATTTTCATGGATAATGCCAACTACGGCAAACTGACTTCCATGCACTTCTATGCGTGGAAAAAAGGACTCAAGACGGGAATGTATTACCTCCGTACGCAAGCTGCCGTTGATGCAGTTAAAATTACGGTCGAGAAAAATGCCGAAGCCGTTCTGGAGCCCGTCACTACTGCCGTTGAGGAGAAAGAACTGAACTACGAAAAATACGCTCAGGACAATGCACCTCAGGCAGCCGCCCGCGACAGTCAATCTGAAAGTCAGTATGTGCTTGATAAGCCAGAACAGAAAGAAGGCGAGAAATAATCCTTACTGATCACACCCCAACAGCAGGCAATCAATCGTTGTATCTTTGTACACAATTGATTGCCTGCTGTTATTTTTATGTATCTTTGCGCCCTAAAAATTACACGTTTTAGCCCCCAAAAATTATGTTTGGAGATATGATGGGAATGCTTGGAAAAGTCAAAGAATTCCAAGCCAAAATGAAGGAGGCCCAAGAAGGCCTTGGGCAATTGACCGAGTCGGCCGAAACAGGTGCAGGTCTCGTAAAAGCAACAGTAAATGGGCGCAAACAAGTCGTAAGCCTTACCATCGACCCCGATTTGATGAAGCCAGAAGACCGCGAAATGTTGCAGGATTTGATTACTGCGGCCATTAATCGGGCTTTGGAAAATATCGAGGACCAAATCAAAGTTCACATTCAGCAATCTACGGAAGGCGTTTTGCCCAACATCCCTGGATTGGATTTGAGTAAGTTTATGAAGTAAATGCCAATCGACAAAGTAGCCCTCGTCATTCTTAATTATAACGGGAGAAACTTCTTAGAGAAGTTTCTCCCGTCTGTTGTTAAATATACCAAATCCGCCGCGATATATGTTGCCGACAGCGCCTCTACAGACGGTTCGGTGAGTTGGGTAGAGCAAAATTTTCCGACTGTAAAAACGATTATTTTACCCAAAAATTATGGGTATGCTGGCGGTTACAATCGCGCCCTGAAAAACATCTCTGCCGAGTATTACATCCTCCTCAATTCTGATGTTGAAGTCACCCCTCACTGGCTGACTCCCATCGTCAACCTGCTGGACCAAAATCCTCAAATTGCGGCCTGTCAACCCAAACTATTGGCCCATCATGACAAAACTCAATTTGAGTACGCAGGGGCCGCAGGAGGCTATATCGACTGGCTCGGGTACACGTACTGTCGTGGGCGTATATTTTACCACAACGAGACCGACACGGGCCAGTACGACACCACCGTCCCTATCTTCTGGGCGTCGGGCGCGGCTTTGGCGATTCGGTCCAAGCTTTTTCACGAAATGGGCGGATTTGACGAGGATTTTTTTGCCCACATGGAAGAAATTGACCTTTGTTGGCGGCTGCATTCGGCAGGGTATCACGTATATTGCTGTCCGCAATCGGTGGTTTATCACGTAGGCGGCGGCACCCTTCCTCCTTCTAGCCCTTTCAAGACCTTCCTCAATTACCGCAACAGTTTGGCCATGCTCTATAAGAATCTGCCCGCCAATCGTATCTGGTTTACTATCTTTTTGAGGCTTATTTTAGACGGGGTTTCATCAATTCGTTATTTGCCGCATGGTCAATGGCGAGATATATGGGCCATTGTAAGAGCTCATTTTGCATTTTATAGGTGGATTTTGGGTGAACTTCCCCAAAAACGCCGTCGGATTCAGCGGGAAATCGCCCAAACAAATAGCCGTCAAACACTCCCAATCTCTTCTAAGAGCATCATTTGGGCGTATTTTGTAAAAGGGTGTAAAACCTTCGACTCATTTTCAAGGCTTTAATCAAAAAAATACTTGCTTTGTATTCTGTCAAAAAGCCGATAAAATCCTTTAATTTTGCGGCTCATTAAATTTTAGTCAATCTGCGAAAGCAAACAACATGGCATTATTTGATTTTTTAACGAGCGAGATTGCAATAGATTTAGGAACAGCGAACACGCTGATTATTCACAAAGACAAAATCGTTGTGGATGAGCCATCTATCATTGCTTTGGACAAGAATAACGGGAAGGTGTTGGCGATTGGTCACAAAGCAATGCAAATGCACGAAAAGACCAATGAAAATATAAAAACCATACGCCCGTTAAAAGACGGTGTTATTGCCGACTTTACCGCTGCGGAATTAATGATTCGTGGGATGATCAAGATGATTACGCCCAACAATCGCTTCTTCACGCCTTCACACCGAATGGTCATTTGTATTCCATCGGGTATTACAGAAGTAGAAAAACGAGCCGTAAAAGACTCGGCAGAACACGCAGGCGCGAAGGAAGTTTATATGGTACATGAACCCATTGCGGCCTCAATTGGTATCGGTATCGATATTACACAGCCCAACGGTACCATGATTGTGGATATTGGTGGTGGAACAACCGAAATTGCCGTTATTGCCCTTTCAGGTATTGTATGTGAACAGTCCATTAGGATTGCTGGTGATGTTTTCACCAAAGACATTGTGGATTACATGCGCCGCGAGCACAATTTGCTGATTGGTGAGCGTTCGGCGGAGCAAATCAAAATTGAAGTAGGCTCGGCCCTTCCAGAACTTGATAATCCTCCTGCTGACTTTGAAATTCGGGGCCGCGATTTGATGACTGGGATTCCGAAAGAAATCAAAGTTACCTACAGCGAAATTGCGTATGCCTTGGATAAATCGATTTCCAAAATCGAAGAAGCCGTGATGAAAGCCCTTGAAATTTCCCCTCCTGAACTTTCGGCCGATATTTACACCAATGGTATTCACTTGACTGGCGGCGGTGCGCTTTTGCACGGCCTCGACAAACGATTGGCCACCAAAACTAAGCTGCCAATCCACGTCGCCGACGA encodes:
- a CDS encoding glycosyltransferase family 2 protein gives rise to the protein MPIDKVALVILNYNGRNFLEKFLPSVVKYTKSAAIYVADSASTDGSVSWVEQNFPTVKTIILPKNYGYAGGYNRALKNISAEYYILLNSDVEVTPHWLTPIVNLLDQNPQIAACQPKLLAHHDKTQFEYAGAAGGYIDWLGYTYCRGRIFYHNETDTGQYDTTVPIFWASGAALAIRSKLFHEMGGFDEDFFAHMEEIDLCWRLHSAGYHVYCCPQSVVYHVGGGTLPPSSPFKTFLNYRNSLAMLYKNLPANRIWFTIFLRLILDGVSSIRYLPHGQWRDIWAIVRAHFAFYRWILGELPQKRRRIQREIAQTNSRQTLPISSKSIIWAYFVKGCKTFDSFSRL
- a CDS encoding rod shape-determining protein, whose translation is MALFDFLTSEIAIDLGTANTLIIHKDKIVVDEPSIIALDKNNGKVLAIGHKAMQMHEKTNENIKTIRPLKDGVIADFTAAELMIRGMIKMITPNNRFFTPSHRMVICIPSGITEVEKRAVKDSAEHAGAKEVYMVHEPIAASIGIGIDITQPNGTMIVDIGGGTTEIAVIALSGIVCEQSIRIAGDVFTKDIVDYMRREHNLLIGERSAEQIKIEVGSALPELDNPPADFEIRGRDLMTGIPKEIKVTYSEIAYALDKSISKIEEAVMKALEISPPELSADIYTNGIHLTGGGALLHGLDKRLATKTKLPIHVADDPLKAVVKGTGEILKNLELYKSVLIQ
- a CDS encoding YbaB/EbfC family nucleoid-associated protein; the protein is MFGDMMGMLGKVKEFQAKMKEAQEGLGQLTESAETGAGLVKATVNGRKQVVSLTIDPDLMKPEDREMLQDLITAAINRALENIEDQIKVHIQQSTEGVLPNIPGLDLSKFMK